One Porphyromonas pogonae genomic region harbors:
- a CDS encoding radical SAM/SPASM domain-containing protein — protein sequence MKYILNHYYKLRNDSKRCYIIAQGNVNYESSISINIGWVSVIHPIYAMILSVFSAPINLDEANRKISQLIGIEEKAISNFINNLIYAKNPLHSRLKEGISGFPIGLIIPESKAFMSPQSYELKSFIFDEVDLKRDRPFNAPLSIVIMPTNKCFTKCVYCYADTETQYKEMSFYRIKEIIEEAADIGVGNLILTGGDIFTYYNWKELVSFLCEKGYKPDLLSTKYPLKKPDIETIQTLGIRVQVSLDSLDSDTQKSMLKVESLYSDKLIKSIRLLDEMGVHYQIATVLTNYNDNIPNLESLKLFLETLKNLERWEIRVGFRSLYSRANFDLIKSKRDSITTIVEWIKQTRVNSRLNILWSPDQDSKYRTEYQGSRFFKGARCSANISNMIVLPDGKVTICEQLYWLPEFIIGDLSEPTTSIFDVWNSARAKELYHFIPNKTISNSPCSICEIRRDCFSYGNRCIADIIKAYGKSGWDYPDPRCIYAPQFDQSLCHD from the coding sequence ATGAAATACATACTTAACCACTACTATAAACTTCGAAACGATTCAAAGAGATGCTATATCATTGCTCAAGGTAATGTTAATTATGAATCTTCAATATCTATTAATATAGGATGGGTTTCCGTAATTCATCCTATATATGCGATGATATTATCTGTATTTTCAGCTCCAATTAATCTTGATGAAGCTAATAGAAAAATCTCTCAACTCATCGGTATAGAGGAGAAAGCCATAAGCAATTTTATCAACAATCTAATTTATGCTAAGAACCCGTTGCATTCTAGATTAAAAGAAGGTATCAGTGGCTTTCCTATAGGTCTAATTATCCCTGAAAGTAAAGCCTTTATGTCTCCCCAATCGTATGAACTAAAAAGTTTCATATTTGATGAAGTTGATCTAAAAAGGGACAGACCATTCAACGCTCCATTGTCTATAGTGATTATGCCTACCAATAAATGCTTCACAAAATGTGTATATTGCTATGCGGATACGGAAACTCAATACAAGGAAATGTCGTTTTATCGCATCAAAGAAATCATAGAAGAAGCAGCTGATATTGGGGTGGGAAATCTAATATTAACTGGTGGAGATATTTTCACTTATTATAATTGGAAAGAATTGGTTTCCTTTCTTTGTGAAAAAGGTTATAAGCCCGACTTACTCTCTACTAAGTACCCCCTAAAAAAACCAGATATTGAGACTATCCAAACTCTTGGAATCCGAGTGCAAGTTTCCTTAGATTCACTTGACTCTGATACGCAAAAAAGCATGTTAAAAGTAGAATCTCTGTATTCAGATAAATTAATTAAGTCTATAAGACTGCTGGATGAAATGGGTGTTCATTATCAAATAGCAACTGTATTGACAAATTATAATGATAATATCCCAAATTTAGAATCGCTTAAATTATTCCTAGAAACCCTTAAAAACTTAGAGCGATGGGAAATCAGAGTAGGATTCCGATCTCTGTATTCAAGAGCCAATTTTGACCTCATTAAATCAAAGAGGGATTCAATAACTACTATAGTGGAATGGATTAAGCAAACTAGAGTTAATAGTAGACTCAATATACTTTGGTCTCCTGACCAAGACAGCAAATACAGAACAGAATATCAAGGAAGCCGGTTCTTCAAAGGAGCTAGATGTTCTGCAAATATTTCCAATATGATAGTACTTCCTGATGGCAAAGTTACTATATGTGAACAATTATATTGGCTCCCAGAGTTTATAATAGGAGACTTATCAGAACCTACGACTTCGATCTTTGATGTTTGGAACTCTGCAAGAGCTAAAGAATTATATCATTTTATTCCTAATAAAACTATTAGCAATAGCCCTTGTTCTATATGTGAAATTAGGAGAGACTG
- a CDS encoding IS5 family transposase, producing the protein MIRPTQTVQSLFSSLDDLLNQQHPLYKLSHKIDWKRFEEAFSSLYCPDNGRPGKPIRLMCGLLILKHLRNISDESVVEQWSENAYFQYFCGMQEFTPSFPCNASELVHFRKRIGERGIELILAESIRVNDDKNDKDHHDTAFIDSTVQEKNVTYPTDAKLHKKIVGKVLKIARALNLPIRQSYTFVLKRIYRDQRFRNHPKNRKKALKADKRLRTIAGRLVRELKRNLGSNREYDKLISLFERILSQRRNSTQKIYSLHEPDVQCISKGKEHKKYEFGNKVSIIRSMTGVILGASSFRNEYDGHTIEQSLDQVKRLTGERIKKLAGDRGYRGKKEINGTQILIPDTPKAKDSYYQRKKKHRLFCKRAGIEPTIGHLKSDYRLGRNFYKGLFGDAINVMLAAAAYNFKRAMKLLLYLINKISETLPMERIALKCAF; encoded by the coding sequence ATGATACGCCCTACTCAAACAGTTCAATCTCTGTTCTCTTCGCTGGACGATTTGCTCAACCAGCAACATCCTCTGTATAAACTTTCCCATAAAATCGATTGGAAAAGGTTCGAAGAGGCTTTTTCTTCCTTGTATTGCCCTGACAATGGTCGTCCAGGTAAGCCTATTCGTTTAATGTGTGGTCTTTTAATTCTCAAGCATTTGCGCAATATTTCAGATGAATCTGTTGTAGAACAATGGAGTGAGAACGCTTATTTTCAATATTTTTGTGGCATGCAGGAGTTTACACCTTCCTTTCCCTGCAATGCCTCGGAACTGGTTCACTTCCGCAAACGTATCGGCGAAAGAGGGATAGAGCTTATTCTTGCAGAAAGTATTCGTGTGAATGATGACAAAAATGATAAGGATCACCACGATACCGCTTTTATAGACTCCACCGTGCAGGAAAAGAATGTGACCTATCCTACAGATGCCAAGTTGCATAAGAAGATAGTAGGCAAGGTTCTCAAAATCGCAAGGGCTCTCAATCTACCCATTCGTCAAAGCTATACTTTCGTATTGAAAAGAATTTATCGGGATCAACGTTTTCGCAACCATCCCAAGAACCGTAAGAAAGCTCTTAAAGCGGATAAACGGTTACGAACAATAGCGGGACGTTTGGTTCGGGAACTTAAACGAAACCTAGGTAGTAACAGGGAGTACGACAAACTCATTTCCCTCTTTGAAAGGATTCTTTCGCAACGGCGTAATTCCACTCAAAAGATTTATTCTCTTCATGAACCGGATGTTCAATGCATCAGTAAAGGTAAGGAGCACAAAAAATATGAGTTTGGAAACAAAGTCTCGATTATACGCTCCATGACGGGAGTGATTTTGGGAGCCTCTTCTTTCCGTAATGAGTACGACGGACATACCATAGAGCAAAGCCTCGATCAGGTGAAGAGACTCACGGGAGAAAGGATTAAGAAACTGGCCGGAGATAGAGGTTACCGTGGAAAAAAAGAAATAAACGGTACGCAGATATTGATTCCTGACACTCCAAAAGCTAAAGACAGTTATTATCAACGTAAAAAGAAGCATCGACTTTTCTGCAAGCGTGCAGGAATAGAACCAACTATCGGACATTTAAAATCAGATTATCGCTTGGGACGTAACTTTTACAAAGGGCTCTTCGGGGATGCTATCAATGTAATGTTAGCTGCAGCGGCATATAACTTCAAAAGAGCCATGAAGCTTCTTTTGTACCTAATAAACAAAATCAGCGAAACACTCCCAATGGAGAGGATTGCGCTGAAATGTGCTTTTTAA
- a CDS encoding DUF3467 domain-containing protein translates to MDKNIDTENQSFNIELPDDIAQGIYSNLAIVMHSQSEFVMDFVRMIPGKPSAKVFSRIIMTPDNVKRLINTLQQNVVDFEAQHGKINLEEEQGAAGVMKPPHIKGEA, encoded by the coding sequence ATGGATAAAAATATAGACACAGAAAATCAGTCTTTTAATATTGAACTTCCCGATGACATAGCTCAAGGCATATATAGTAACTTAGCCATTGTGATGCATTCACAAAGCGAATTTGTAATGGATTTTGTGCGCATGATACCCGGAAAACCCTCGGCAAAAGTATTCAGCAGAATTATTATGACTCCCGACAATGTGAAGCGACTCATCAATACACTACAACAAAACGTCGTTGATTTCGAAGCTCAACATGGCAAGATAAATCTTGAAGAAGAACAAGGTGCAGCGGGAGTGATGAAGCCTCCGCACATCAAAGGAGAAGCCTAA
- a CDS encoding 4-phosphoerythronate dehydrogenase, with translation MVKLAVERSVPYIRHVADQLAEVTYLDKEEFTNENLKRHGFEALIIRSINRCTAELLQGTAVEFIATATAGYDHIDTQYCREHNIYWTNSPGCNALAVAQYVMCSLSRLSMRDGFSLRSKRLGIVGVGNVGKQVKRLALAMGMEVMLCDPPRAEQEGDSVEDFRDLDTLASQCDIISFHVPLEKGGKYPTYHMIGKRFFESCAKQPIVINACRGAVGDTPTIFDAKRNRVITNLIVDCWEGEPNISRELLRVADIATPHIAGFSSDGKANGARMCMDAFCKYFSIDPGDKLRDITPEPPLSPRIDMSMATGFRIERALLYTFDPVPTDRALRSSYLTFEELRKAYKYPREMSAYQVINALPQDKEILKNLDFNIIENEK, from the coding sequence ATGGTCAAGTTAGCAGTAGAAAGATCTGTACCTTATATCCGCCATGTAGCGGATCAATTAGCTGAAGTAACCTATCTGGATAAAGAGGAATTTACAAACGAAAACCTCAAAAGACATGGCTTTGAAGCCCTTATTATCAGGAGCATCAACCGATGCACGGCAGAGTTGCTGCAAGGCACAGCTGTAGAATTTATAGCAACGGCTACAGCCGGATATGACCATATCGACACCCAATACTGCAGGGAACATAACATCTACTGGACGAATTCTCCGGGCTGCAATGCCCTTGCTGTGGCTCAGTATGTGATGTGCAGTCTTTCCAGGCTATCAATGAGAGACGGCTTTTCACTCAGAAGCAAGAGGCTCGGTATAGTAGGAGTGGGTAATGTAGGCAAGCAAGTCAAAAGGCTGGCTTTGGCCATGGGTATGGAGGTTATGCTTTGTGATCCGCCCAGGGCAGAGCAGGAGGGTGATTCGGTTGAGGACTTTAGGGATCTGGATACACTGGCTTCTCAGTGTGATATCATTTCTTTTCACGTACCGCTTGAGAAAGGGGGCAAGTACCCTACTTATCATATGATAGGAAAAAGGTTCTTTGAAAGTTGTGCCAAGCAACCTATCGTCATAAATGCTTGTCGAGGAGCAGTGGGTGATACCCCTACGATATTCGATGCTAAGCGCAACAGGGTTATTACCAATCTTATCGTGGACTGCTGGGAAGGAGAACCTAACATCAGCAGAGAGCTTCTGCGTGTGGCTGATATAGCTACACCTCATATTGCGGGATTTTCTTCTGACGGCAAGGCCAACGGAGCTCGTATGTGTATGGATGCATTTTGTAAATATTTCTCCATCGATCCCGGAGATAAGCTCCGTGATATAACACCGGAGCCTCCGCTCAGTCCCAGAATAGACATGTCTATGGCTACAGGGTTTCGCATAGAAAGAGCTTTACTCTACACATTTGATCCTGTCCCTACCGATAGGGCTCTAAGATCAAGCTACCTTACTTTCGAGGAACTGCGCAAAGCTTATAAATATCCTCGTGAGATGAGCGCATATCAAGTAATAAATGCTTTACCTCAGGACAAAGAGATCTTGAAGAATCTCGATTTTAATATTATTGAAAATGAAAAATGA